One region of Ahniella affigens genomic DNA includes:
- a CDS encoding phosphoglycerate dehydrogenase gives MYKIKTLNNISASGLSRLPSERYEIVDELEQADAVLVRSADMHPIELPKSVIAVGRAGAGTNNIPVAKLSKQGVVVFNAPGANANAVKELVLASMLISARNLHDALSFVSGLTADHMEETIEAQKKRFVGNELSGRTLGVVGLGAIGVRVANAARALGMRVIGFDPHMTVEGAWALSSDVIKASGLNELFASSDFISFHVPLLEGTRGLFNTAALSVVKSGVTLMNFSRDGIIDPEALKQGLNDGRIGRYVSDFPKADLIKHPRVIALPHLGASTHEAEENCAVMVADQVRDYLENGNIANSVNFPSTRMARGARSRICVANLNKPNMIGQLTHVLGVHGINIAQMHNASKGENAYNLVDVDDEVGIELLTELRGIDGVLSVRLV, from the coding sequence ATGTACAAAATCAAGACCTTGAACAACATCTCGGCTTCGGGCCTGTCGCGCCTGCCGAGCGAACGCTACGAAATCGTCGACGAACTGGAGCAGGCCGATGCCGTGCTCGTCCGTTCGGCCGACATGCACCCTATCGAGTTGCCAAAGTCCGTCATTGCTGTGGGTCGCGCGGGCGCTGGCACGAACAACATTCCGGTGGCCAAGCTGTCGAAGCAGGGCGTCGTGGTGTTTAACGCCCCTGGCGCCAATGCGAATGCGGTCAAGGAACTCGTGCTCGCCAGCATGCTGATCAGCGCCCGGAATCTGCACGATGCGTTGAGCTTTGTGTCGGGCCTGACTGCGGACCATATGGAAGAAACGATCGAAGCCCAGAAGAAACGCTTCGTTGGCAATGAGCTTTCTGGCCGCACACTCGGGGTCGTGGGCCTCGGCGCGATTGGTGTCCGCGTCGCGAATGCCGCGCGCGCGCTCGGTATGCGCGTCATCGGCTTTGATCCACATATGACGGTCGAGGGCGCCTGGGCGCTGTCGTCCGATGTGATCAAGGCAAGCGGGCTCAATGAACTGTTCGCGTCCAGCGATTTCATCAGCTTCCATGTGCCGTTGCTGGAAGGCACGCGCGGCTTGTTCAATACCGCGGCGTTGTCGGTCGTCAAGTCCGGCGTGACGCTGATGAACTTCTCGCGCGATGGCATCATCGATCCGGAAGCGCTGAAGCAAGGGCTGAACGATGGCCGCATCGGTCGCTATGTATCGGATTTCCCGAAGGCCGATCTGATCAAGCATCCGCGCGTGATTGCGCTGCCGCATCTCGGCGCGTCAACGCATGAGGCAGAAGAGAACTGTGCTGTGATGGTCGCCGATCAAGTCCGCGACTATCTGGAGAACGGCAACATTGCGAACTCGGTGAACTTCCCATCCACGCGCATGGCCCGCGGCGCGCGGTCGCGCATCTGTGTCGCCAACTTGAACAAACCAAACATGATCGGTCAGCTGACCCACGTGCTCGGCGTGCATGGCATCAACATCGCGCAGATGCACAACGCGTCGAAGGGCGAGAATGCATACAACTTGGTCGACGTTGATGATGAGGTGGGCATTGAACTGCTGACCGAGCTGCGCGGCATTGATGGGGTGTTGTCGGTTCGCTTGGTCTGA
- the serC gene encoding 3-phosphoserine/phosphohydroxythreonine transaminase has protein sequence MSRGFNFSSGPAVLPEEVLKEAQAELLEWSNARASVMEVSHRGKAFIAMAEESERDLRALMSIPANYKVLFLQGGATQHFAQIPMNIGFGGSADYIVTGQWGQKAVKEAKPYTNARVAATGEADGFLKLPPRDTWQLDSNAAYVHYTPNETIGGIAIHDIPDVGNVPLVADMSSNILADTLDVSKFGIIYAGAQKNIGPSGLVVMIIRDDLLGRPTAPMANIFKYSAQAADGSMLNTPATFSWYMAGRVFKWVARHGGVAAMGERNRAKAERLYRYIDGSGFYSNPIEKSARSLMNVPFRSPNETLDEKFVKESEAAGLLALKGHRSVGGMRASIYNAMPIEGVEALISFMQDFAAKNG, from the coding sequence GTGAGTCGCGGTTTCAATTTCTCGTCGGGTCCGGCTGTACTGCCGGAAGAAGTTCTGAAAGAAGCGCAAGCCGAGCTTCTGGAATGGTCCAACGCACGCGCATCGGTGATGGAAGTGAGTCACCGCGGCAAGGCGTTCATCGCCATGGCCGAGGAGTCTGAGCGCGATCTGCGCGCGCTGATGAGCATTCCCGCCAACTACAAGGTGCTGTTTCTGCAAGGCGGCGCCACGCAGCACTTCGCCCAGATTCCGATGAACATCGGTTTCGGCGGCAGTGCGGACTACATCGTCACCGGCCAGTGGGGCCAAAAAGCAGTCAAGGAAGCCAAGCCCTACACGAACGCGCGCGTTGCCGCGACGGGCGAGGCCGATGGGTTTCTGAAGCTTCCGCCGCGCGACACGTGGCAGTTGGACTCGAACGCCGCATACGTGCATTACACGCCGAACGAAACCATCGGCGGCATCGCGATCCACGACATTCCGGATGTTGGCAATGTGCCACTCGTGGCCGACATGTCGTCGAACATTCTGGCCGACACGCTCGATGTATCGAAGTTCGGCATCATCTATGCCGGTGCGCAGAAGAACATCGGCCCCAGTGGCTTGGTTGTCATGATCATCCGCGACGATCTGCTCGGTCGTCCAACCGCGCCAATGGCGAACATCTTCAAATACAGCGCACAAGCGGCTGACGGCTCGATGCTGAACACGCCGGCCACGTTCTCATGGTACATGGCGGGTCGCGTGTTCAAGTGGGTCGCCCGGCACGGTGGTGTGGCCGCGATGGGCGAGCGCAATCGCGCAAAGGCTGAGCGACTGTATCGCTACATCGATGGCTCCGGCTTCTACTCGAATCCGATTGAAAAGAGCGCCCGCTCGTTGATGAACGTGCCATTCCGCTCGCCCAATGAAACGCTGGACGAGAAATTCGTCAAGGAATCCGAGGCGGCTGGTTTGCTCGCGCTGAAGGGGCACCGCTCCGTCGGCGGGATGCGCGCCAGCATTTACAACGCGATGCCGATCGAAGGCGTCGAAGCGTTGATCAGCTTCATGCAGGACTTCGCTGCCAAGAATGGCTGA
- a CDS encoding WS/DGAT/MGAT family O-acyltransferase, producing the protein MPVMNMLRSGREPMSKVDTAWLRMEKPTNLMMITGVMMFETPLDVDRFKRMLNDRFLAFRRFRQKAVDTSSGAYWEIDHDFDLDWHVRITALPGTAGQPELQRLASQLASTPLDYSKPRWQFHVVERYGQGSALITRIHHCYADGIALIQVLLSLTDVQPTDEDKAALAKVWFKEDKGNVVERLLAPARKGLSQALHVGERAVEKGKELFDDPEQLAKLAHEGSEIARELAIAVSLPDDPQTRFRGQLGVSKRCAWAEPMPLYDAKQLGKAMRCTVNDILLACAAGALRGYLIEKGENPDGLTIRATVPVNLRPLEHAKKLGNHFGLVFLNLPIGEANPLRRLEIVAENMRELKRSRQAIVAFGLLAALGMGPSVLQGPALEMFSRKATTVATNVPGPQMPLYFAGAKISDQMFWVPQTGSIGMGISILSYNGRVHFGLITDAKLVPDPENIILRFSAELEKLILIACMEDWSDAVTPADAAATLAHYAAPAPAENAGAKPVGKRAAKSDKPAVETSAPAPSKRRAKTATAPATKASKTAGNKVSKRARQARQKALA; encoded by the coding sequence ATGCCGGTAATGAACATGCTGCGGTCGGGGCGCGAACCCATGTCCAAGGTCGACACCGCTTGGTTGCGCATGGAAAAGCCGACCAACCTGATGATGATCACCGGCGTCATGATGTTCGAGACGCCGCTCGATGTCGATCGTTTCAAGCGTATGTTGAACGATCGCTTCCTGGCATTCCGACGGTTCCGCCAAAAGGCGGTGGACACCTCGAGCGGTGCCTACTGGGAAATTGACCACGATTTCGACCTGGACTGGCACGTGCGGATCACCGCGCTGCCGGGCACTGCGGGTCAGCCCGAATTGCAGCGTCTCGCGTCACAGTTGGCGTCGACACCGCTCGACTACTCCAAACCACGCTGGCAGTTCCATGTGGTCGAGCGATATGGCCAGGGCAGCGCACTGATTACGCGTATTCATCACTGCTACGCCGACGGCATTGCGCTGATCCAGGTGCTGCTGTCATTGACCGATGTGCAGCCGACCGACGAAGACAAGGCCGCGCTGGCCAAAGTGTGGTTCAAGGAAGACAAGGGCAACGTGGTGGAGCGCCTGCTGGCGCCCGCACGCAAAGGCTTGTCGCAGGCGTTGCATGTTGGCGAGAGGGCCGTTGAAAAGGGCAAAGAGCTGTTTGACGACCCGGAACAATTGGCCAAGCTCGCCCACGAGGGCAGCGAGATTGCCCGCGAACTGGCGATTGCAGTCAGCTTGCCGGACGACCCGCAGACCCGGTTCCGCGGCCAACTTGGCGTGAGCAAACGCTGTGCCTGGGCCGAGCCGATGCCGCTTTACGATGCCAAGCAATTGGGCAAAGCCATGCGCTGCACGGTCAACGACATCCTGTTGGCCTGCGCCGCGGGCGCGCTGCGCGGCTACTTGATCGAAAAAGGCGAGAATCCGGATGGATTGACGATTCGGGCAACCGTACCGGTCAATCTGCGGCCGCTTGAACATGCCAAGAAGCTTGGCAATCATTTCGGGCTCGTCTTCTTGAATCTGCCGATCGGTGAAGCGAATCCACTGCGTCGCCTCGAAATCGTCGCCGAAAATATGCGCGAGTTGAAACGCTCGCGTCAGGCCATCGTGGCGTTCGGACTGCTGGCGGCGCTCGGCATGGGCCCCTCCGTCCTGCAGGGGCCGGCGCTTGAAATGTTCTCACGCAAAGCAACAACGGTTGCCACCAATGTGCCTGGTCCGCAAATGCCGTTGTATTTTGCGGGCGCCAAGATCAGCGACCAGATGTTCTGGGTACCGCAGACGGGCTCGATCGGTATGGGCATCAGCATTCTGTCCTATAACGGCCGCGTGCACTTTGGGCTCATTACCGATGCCAAATTGGTGCCCGATCCGGAAAACATCATCCTTCGCTTCAGCGCCGAACTGGAAAAGTTGATTCTGATCGCCTGCATGGAAGACTGGAGCGATGCGGTGACGCCCGCCGACGCCGCTGCCACACTTGCGCACTACGCGGCACCAGCGCCAGCCGAAAATGCCGGGGCGAAGCCAGTGGGCAAGCGCGCGGCCAAGTCTGATAAACCGGCAGTCGAGACTTCCGCGCCAGCACCGTCCAAACGACGCGCCAAGACTGCGACCGCGCCCGCCACCAAAGCGTCGAAAACAGCCGGGAACAAAGTCAGCAAACGCGCCCGTCAGGCCCGGCAAAAAGCGCTGGCTTGA
- a CDS encoding cryptochrome/photolyase family protein yields MQTPFNLIWFRRDLRVADNPALMAAVATGQPVIAVFIHSRQEGGDFALGAASRWWLHHSLTALARDLERLSIPLLTLRGGSLPMLRRVIAALPVASVHWNRRYDPALIEVDMAVKDGLQADGVGAHSHKAHLLLEPWEIATGVGTPYRVFTPFWRKATATVRAEAPLPEPHVQAWSNDLNQVLDGAKATLPLKTLSELNLLPKLPWADGFSAIWHPGEHGAQERLTQFLSSDVQSYRQGRDYPAERITSRLSPHLAFGEISPRQILAMVHAHWNSGMGLPPDADFFVRELFWREFSYHLLFHFPKTPTENLSDEFDQFAWREPDATLLRAWHMGRTGLPIIDAGMRELWTTGYMHNRVRMLVASVLTKNLRYHWLHGARWFWDTLVDADLANNTQGWQWSAGTGADAAPYFRIFNPVTQGERFDPEGRYVRQFVPELARVPNKFVHQPWSLPATELARLGLAGTPYARPLIDLSGSRADALDAYKQRHD; encoded by the coding sequence ATGCAGACGCCATTCAACCTGATCTGGTTCCGTCGGGACCTTCGGGTCGCCGACAATCCCGCCTTGATGGCGGCGGTCGCCACGGGGCAGCCGGTGATCGCAGTATTCATTCACTCGCGGCAGGAGGGCGGTGACTTTGCCCTTGGGGCAGCATCGCGCTGGTGGCTCCACCATTCGCTGACAGCGCTGGCGCGAGATTTGGAGCGCTTGTCGATCCCGTTGCTGACCTTGCGCGGAGGCTCATTGCCAATGCTGCGGCGCGTGATCGCCGCGCTGCCCGTGGCTTCGGTGCATTGGAACCGTCGCTATGACCCAGCCCTGATCGAAGTCGATATGGCGGTCAAGGACGGTCTCCAGGCGGACGGCGTTGGCGCGCATTCGCACAAGGCCCATTTGTTGCTGGAGCCTTGGGAGATCGCCACCGGCGTCGGTACGCCGTATCGGGTCTTTACGCCGTTCTGGCGCAAGGCCACCGCCACGGTCCGGGCGGAGGCACCGTTGCCGGAGCCGCACGTTCAGGCGTGGTCAAATGATCTGAACCAGGTCCTCGATGGTGCGAAGGCGACTTTGCCGCTGAAAACACTGTCCGAACTGAACCTGCTGCCGAAACTGCCTTGGGCGGACGGGTTCTCAGCAATCTGGCACCCGGGCGAGCACGGCGCGCAGGAGCGACTAACGCAGTTCTTGAGCAGCGACGTGCAGTCATATCGGCAAGGTCGGGACTATCCGGCCGAGCGCATCACGTCCAGACTGTCGCCACACTTGGCGTTCGGTGAGATCTCGCCCCGACAGATTCTGGCGATGGTGCATGCTCATTGGAACTCCGGCATGGGGTTGCCGCCCGACGCCGACTTCTTTGTGCGCGAGCTGTTCTGGCGCGAGTTCTCGTATCACCTGCTGTTTCATTTCCCGAAAACACCGACCGAGAACCTCAGCGACGAGTTCGACCAATTCGCCTGGCGCGAACCGGACGCGACGTTGCTTCGGGCCTGGCACATGGGTCGTACCGGCCTGCCGATCATCGATGCCGGGATGCGCGAGCTTTGGACCACGGGCTACATGCACAATCGCGTGCGCATGCTGGTTGCCAGCGTGCTGACGAAGAACTTGCGCTATCACTGGCTGCATGGCGCCCGCTGGTTCTGGGACACGTTGGTCGATGCTGATCTGGCCAACAACACACAAGGTTGGCAGTGGAGCGCGGGCACCGGCGCCGATGCCGCCCCCTATTTCCGCATTTTCAACCCAGTGACCCAGGGTGAGCGCTTTGACCCGGAAGGGCGCTATGTGCGCCAGTTTGTGCCGGAGCTGGCGCGCGTTCCGAACAAATTCGTGCATCAGCCCTGGAGCCTGCCGGCAACTGAATTGGCCCGATTGGGCCTGGCTGGCACGCCCTACGCGCGGCCATTGATCGATCTGTCGGGCAGCCGCGCCGATGCGCTGGACGCCTACAAGCAACGCCACGATTGA
- a CDS encoding beta strand repeat-containing protein translates to MTLRFPMQWLFAGSFLLAGAVSAQTAKTIATSSIDQTLSTSVQLNGDYGRSIAFVGDVNGDGFGDLLVGQPLFDNGASADAGAAYLYSGNATGFSTSPLVSLLPVQAGARFGSAVTGIGDANGDGYMDFAVAAEFQDGSNTDEGAVWVFFGGSTVSQNQAGLLFGAQASAYLGTSLAGVGDVNGDGFADLAVGAPGFDGSATNTGVVRIFFGGSGTTFNAVVDVTLSGAATDYRLGSSVAGAGDVNADGFADVLAGAATASSPETNEGLGFLYLGGSTMNNVVDVTYQINQASADFGRSVSGGGDLNGDGYSDILIGAPLYDDGQTDEGGAFVYFGGATPDNVSDLTITSNQAAAQLGFRVASIGDADGDSYAEFSVSAPLLDAGATVDSGRAWIFRGRPGGLSAAADAAFSINQGGEQMGRALAGGDFNGDGYSDFFIGAPLNTEGASTGAGTAFIVRGSMLTFDATSDLTIEGAAPGVGFGTTTATGDINGDGFVDLVVGKPKKNVSSAEDGSFSAYLGSNLGLQLASQVTVDATAAGGNLGSAVATCDVNGDGFADVIVGAEKQANGQANEGFAYIYYGGQGAFNTTADKTFEMNVLNAQFGHSVACGGDVNGDGFGDVVIGAPFAENGTPNDEGLVYVFLGSTDMDTNADAILEVNQGSAFLGQSVAGIGDYNGDGFADIAAGSTGYDIAGSANGGVIWIWYGGSTFNATSDGFVGGTQNNSRMGFAVTGLGDVNGDGFDDFAASANEHDQPQVDSGATYIFLGAASPTNIANGTLSPQQATAFGGQSVGSAGDLNGDGFADVIVGAHRWDNGASADTGAAFVYFGGVTAFDTTADITLTSTTAGDAIGTSVSSGDFDGDGDVDLVVGASGFTNGDAGEGAVFIYRNRDIGRLSGPQAFSVTPLAPVEQWGRSRVSDGFFVGMEGISPRGRDKGKLELEACPPTRPFDAPQCTRFLSPSWSDVNNTASVAGLAAQATGLNGETVYHWRARAVFAPFSVGLGGAADPITPAVGPWRRMNAETGLGDVRVSSRIFADGFE, encoded by the coding sequence ATGACACTCAGATTCCCAATGCAATGGCTGTTTGCCGGCAGTTTTCTGCTGGCCGGGGCCGTTTCGGCCCAAACCGCCAAGACCATCGCCACCAGTTCCATCGATCAAACACTGAGCACTTCAGTTCAATTGAACGGCGACTACGGCCGTTCGATCGCCTTTGTCGGTGATGTCAACGGTGACGGCTTCGGCGATTTGCTGGTCGGCCAGCCCCTGTTTGACAACGGTGCCAGCGCCGACGCTGGCGCAGCATACCTCTACTCGGGCAATGCCACAGGCTTCTCGACCAGCCCACTCGTCAGCTTGCTGCCCGTACAGGCCGGTGCTCGCTTCGGCAGTGCGGTCACCGGAATTGGCGATGCCAATGGTGATGGCTACATGGACTTCGCGGTCGCCGCCGAATTTCAGGATGGCAGCAACACCGACGAAGGTGCGGTCTGGGTATTCTTTGGTGGCAGCACCGTTTCTCAGAATCAGGCCGGGCTCTTGTTCGGTGCCCAGGCTTCGGCCTACTTGGGCACGTCGCTCGCTGGCGTTGGCGACGTCAATGGAGACGGTTTCGCCGATCTGGCGGTCGGCGCACCCGGCTTCGACGGATCCGCCACCAATACGGGCGTCGTCCGCATTTTCTTTGGCGGCTCGGGCACGACTTTCAATGCCGTGGTCGATGTGACTTTGTCGGGGGCCGCCACGGACTATCGTCTGGGTTCGAGTGTTGCCGGTGCCGGCGACGTCAATGCCGATGGCTTTGCCGATGTGCTGGCGGGCGCGGCGACCGCGTCGTCGCCCGAGACCAACGAAGGCCTCGGATTCTTGTACTTGGGCGGGTCGACGATGAACAACGTCGTCGATGTGACCTACCAGATCAACCAGGCCAGTGCCGATTTTGGTCGCAGTGTCAGCGGCGGTGGCGACTTGAATGGCGATGGCTACAGCGACATTCTGATCGGCGCACCGCTTTATGACGACGGTCAGACTGACGAAGGCGGCGCCTTTGTCTACTTTGGCGGTGCCACGCCCGACAATGTCTCGGACCTGACAATCACCTCGAACCAAGCCGCGGCGCAGTTGGGCTTTCGCGTCGCGAGTATTGGCGATGCCGACGGCGATAGTTATGCCGAATTCTCCGTTTCGGCGCCGTTGCTGGATGCTGGCGCCACGGTCGATTCGGGACGGGCCTGGATCTTCCGAGGCCGGCCCGGTGGCTTGAGTGCTGCGGCCGATGCGGCCTTCTCAATCAATCAAGGCGGCGAACAGATGGGGCGTGCTTTGGCGGGCGGCGACTTCAACGGCGACGGCTATTCAGATTTCTTTATCGGCGCGCCACTCAATACCGAAGGCGCTAGCACGGGCGCAGGCACTGCCTTTATCGTGCGCGGCAGCATGTTGACCTTTGACGCAACCTCCGACCTGACCATTGAAGGCGCGGCGCCCGGTGTTGGCTTTGGCACAACCACCGCGACTGGCGACATCAATGGTGATGGGTTCGTCGATCTCGTCGTCGGTAAGCCGAAAAAGAATGTCAGTAGCGCGGAGGATGGCTCGTTCAGCGCGTATCTCGGCAGCAACCTCGGTCTACAACTCGCAAGCCAAGTCACCGTTGATGCCACCGCCGCAGGCGGTAATCTGGGTTCGGCTGTGGCCACGTGCGACGTCAATGGCGACGGATTCGCCGATGTCATTGTCGGTGCGGAAAAGCAAGCCAATGGCCAGGCCAATGAGGGATTTGCCTACATCTACTATGGCGGTCAAGGCGCCTTCAACACGACCGCAGACAAGACATTCGAGATGAATGTTCTGAACGCCCAGTTCGGCCATAGCGTGGCCTGTGGCGGCGATGTCAATGGCGATGGATTCGGCGATGTGGTGATCGGCGCGCCGTTCGCCGAAAACGGCACTCCGAACGATGAGGGTTTGGTCTATGTCTTCTTAGGCAGTACCGACATGGATACCAACGCAGATGCCATTTTGGAGGTTAACCAAGGCTCGGCGTTTCTGGGTCAAAGCGTCGCCGGAATTGGTGACTACAATGGCGATGGCTTCGCTGACATTGCCGCTGGTTCGACGGGCTATGACATTGCCGGCTCCGCCAATGGCGGCGTCATCTGGATCTGGTATGGCGGGTCCACTTTCAACGCCACGAGCGATGGCTTTGTCGGCGGCACGCAGAATAACTCGCGAATGGGTTTCGCGGTCACGGGGCTTGGTGATGTCAACGGCGACGGCTTTGACGACTTCGCTGCGTCCGCGAATGAGCATGATCAACCGCAAGTCGACTCCGGTGCCACCTACATCTTTCTCGGCGCAGCCAGCCCCACGAATATCGCGAACGGCACCTTGTCGCCACAGCAGGCGACGGCGTTTGGCGGTCAGAGCGTTGGCAGTGCCGGCGATCTCAATGGCGACGGCTTCGCTGATGTCATCGTCGGTGCGCACCGATGGGACAATGGCGCCAGCGCGGACACGGGCGCAGCTTTCGTCTACTTTGGCGGCGTGACCGCATTCGACACGACCGCTGATATCACGTTGACCAGCACCACCGCTGGCGACGCCATCGGGACAAGCGTGAGCAGCGGCGATTTCGATGGAGACGGCGATGTCGATCTGGTCGTCGGCGCGAGCGGCTTCACGAATGGCGACGCGGGCGAAGGCGCGGTGTTCATCTATCGCAACCGTGACATCGGCCGTTTGTCAGGGCCGCAGGCCTTCAGCGTCACCCCTCTCGCGCCAGTCGAGCAATGGGGTCGCTCCCGAGTCAGTGACGGCTTTTTTGTTGGCATGGAAGGCATCAGTCCGCGCGGTCGCGACAAGGGCAAGTTGGAGCTCGAAGCCTGCCCGCCGACCCGGCCGTTTGATGCACCGCAATGCACGCGTTTCCTGTCGCCAAGCTGGAGCGACGTCAACAACACGGCCAGCGTTGCCGGGCTCGCCGCGCAAGCCACCGGCCTCAATGGGGAAACGGTCTACCATTGGCGTGCGCGCGCCGTGTTCGCGCCGTTCTCGGTCGGCTTGGGTGGCGCCGCAGACCCAATCACCCCAGCAGTTGGGCCATGGCGTCGAATGAACGCAGAAACCGGTCTCGGCGATGTCCGGGTGAGCAGCCGCATCTTCGCGGATGGGTTTGAGTAA